The Candidatus Denitrolinea symbiosum DNA window TTTCCTCGCTCTCGGTGTGTTCCTCCTCTCCGCGCCCTGGTGGGGGACTGTCCTCGCCCAGCACGGACTCTCTCCTTTTCTCTCCGCGCTTCATACCGGCCAGCATTCATCCGCCGCCTGGGGCGCCCTGCTGGTTGGCTTTTTCGTCGGCGACGAGATCGTTCCGCTTCTCCTGTTCTTGCGCCTCGCGGGTTTTATCTATGCCGTCTGGAAACGTCAATTCCTGTTGACCGCCCTCGTTCTCTTCCCCCTGTTCGTGGACCCGCGCTCGGCGGTCGCCATCGCGCATATCGCCCTGTCCATGCTGGCCGCGCTGGGATTCCTCGACGCGCTCCCCGCCCTGCTCCGAAAAATTCGCGGCGCGGCAGACTGGCTCCCGCGCGCGGCCACACCCGTCCTGGCCGCGCTCGCGTTCACGCTTTTCATCGAATGCGGGCTGCACGATTTCAAGCTCGTCAACACCACGCTGACAGCGGACTCGCGCGCGGCGATGACCTGGCTGCGCGGAAACCTTCCTCCCGGCCGGGATTTCCTGCTCCTCACCGGCTGGCCCTACTCCATGAGCGACCCCGTCCAGGAGTGGTTCCCGGCGCTTGCCGGCCAGCATAGCCAGACCACGCTCCAGGGACTCGAGTGGACGCTCGGCGCGGGGTTCAACGCGCGCCTCAGCGACCTCGTCGAACTGCAATCCTGCGCGAGCGCGGCGTGCGTGGACGCCTGGTCCGCGCGGACGGGGCTGGGCTACGACTATCTCTGGGTGGCAAAAACGATTCCCTCCCTCGAGCAAGACCTCCGCGCTTCATCGGACTATCGGGCGGTTTTCCAATCTGAGACGGTGGCGGTCTTTCAGCGCGTTACAAAGTGACCGTCTGACCGTATTACGAGAATTTTCCACAAATTTTCGTGAAATTCGCGCCATTCGCGGCAGAAAAAGAGGCGCAGATTCGTCCGCTCAACCTCGCTAGACCGCCACTCCCATCACCGCGACGAAGTGCGCGGCCGCGGCCAGCAGGACGAAGATGTGCCATACTTCGTGGAATCCGAATACCCCCGGCCAGAAATTGAAAATTTTGGTGATATACACCACCGCGCCGAGGGTATAGATCACGCCCCCGGTCAGCAGCCATCCGAACACCCAGGCGGGGAGCGCGGCCAGCATTTGTCCCCCCGCGCCGACGCAAAGCCAGCCCATCACGACGTATATGCCCGCGTTCAACCAGCGCGGCGCTTTGATGTAGAAGATCTTGACGACGATGCCGATCGCGGCCAGCGTCCAGATGACGCCCAGCATTCCCCACTTCCAAAAGCCATCGAAGGCGTTGACGCAAAACGGAGTGTACGTCCCCGCGATGAGCAGATAGATGGCGGAGTGGTCGAGTTTCCGCAGGACCAGCAGGACTTTCTCTTTGGCGCGCACCATGTGATACGTGGCGCTCGCCGAGAACATGGCGATCAGGCTCAGGCCATAGACGGCCAGCGAGACGATCTTGGCCGGTTTGCTCCACCCGACGATGAGCAGGGCGATCAGTCCCGCCAGCGCGAGGACCGCGCCCGCCCAATGGGTGAGACTGTTGACGGGTTCGCGAATTTTTTTCAACATGAGCGACTCCTATAAGAATTTGTTGAGAACCATGACGACCGTATCAATAAAGACGTCGAGCGCCTCGTCGTTGGACGGGATGACGCCGATGGCGAACGAAAATTCCTGCGGGCGGATGTCCATGACCAGCGAGCGGAAGAGGCGCTGCTCGAGTTGAGCCTTGAAATCGGGCGTCGCGAGTTTCTGCGCGGCGAACCCGTCCTCGGTGGTCAGCGTCCAAAGGCGGTCGAACTCCTCGTCGCCGGTCAGCAGGCGTTCCCGTCCGAAGGCGGCCAGCATTTTCTGCAACAGGAAGTTCCTCGTCAGGCGAAGCGCGGGCAGCCGCGGCGAATCCAGTTTTATCTGCGCCACCGTCTTGGGCGGACTGTAACGGCTGCCGGGGATTACGCGGATGGCGATGAACGCGTCTTTGAAGGGAATCCGCAATTCGGGTTGTCGCCACAACGAACCTTTGCGGATCTCGCCGCCGCGCTTCTCCGCCTGGCGCGTCAACCGCGCGCTCCGCGCCCGGCTTTGCAGAACCGCGAAGGCCATGACGCCTCCAAACACGGCGAACAGAAAGAGAGCCAGAAGAACTTCGGTAGAATCCATCATCCCTCCGCGGGTTTTTGAGCGACCGCGATCAGCAACCGTCCCGATTCTAATTCATTAATGTCAATTCGAACGTCGAATCTGGCGCGCTGGAAAAGGTCCGCGGTTTTCTTTTTGACGAGGCTCTCCGCTTCGGACGGGGCCTCGCCTGTGACTCGATACACCCATCGAAGGATCCCGTTCTTCGGCCACGCGGCAAACAGGACGATGAAGCGGCCTCCGCTTCGGAGGACGCGCCGCGCCTCGGACAGGGTCCGCGCCTCGGCGATGTACGGCGCGGGGAAGGCGGCGACGATGCTGTCGAAGGTCTCCGCGGCGAAGGGGAGGCTTTGCCCGAGCCCGCGCGTTAAGTTGACCTGCGCGTAGCCAGAACGGTGGAGGCGTCGGCGGGCGAGGCGGGACATCTGCGCGGACTCGTCCAACCCGACCGCGGCCAGCCCTCGGTCCAGGAGGGCGCGTTGGAGATGCCCGGGGCCGTGACCAAGTTCGAGCAGGCGCGTCCCGCGCGCGTAAGGAAGAACCGTCTCCGTCCACTCGATCCAGCGGCCGAGCGAAACCGTCCACGCGACCCAATCGTAGGCGAAGGCCAGGCTGTGGTAGAGATGATGGAAGAAGAAGTCCAGGAGGCGGGCGGTCAGGCGCATAATAAAAAACAAGGGCTTGACGGCTGTCAAACCCTTGTAGCGGGCGGGCGGCGGTTAGATGGCCGCTTCGTCGGTCTTTTTGGTTTTGCGGATGGACTCCACGGCGTTTTTGCCGCGCGTTTTGACGTCTTCCACGATGGCGCCGCCGCGCGTCCTAACGTCGCTGACAACGCTCTCGCCGCGGGCTTTGAGTTCTTTGGCGAGTTCGTCGGCGCGGGCGCGAGCCTCGGCTGCGGCGGCCTCGGCCTTGGCCAGCGCCTGTTCAGCGGAGACCGAAGCCTTGTCTCGCAGTTCGATGCTCTTGTCTTTGATGAGGGCGCGGGTTTCTTCGCCGGATTGCGGGGCAAAGAGCAGAGATACGACCGCGCCGGTCAAACCGCCGACGATAAAGCCGACGAGGAAGGCTCCAAATTCATCTCGATCAGACATAGTGTGCTCCTTTTCTGATTTATTTTCGTTTGATGCCCATTAATTCTATCATACGTTGCAAACCCGCCAGGTAACTGTTGAGTTTGACAACGGGCTCGATGACGTTTTCTCCCAGGAATTCCGCGGTGCCGCGCAGGTTGTTGACGGTCTCTGTGGTGGCCGCCAGGATAGGGCGGACTTCGTTTTGCAGGAGGTTGACGAGGCTGGCGACCTGCACGATGAGGACGATCAGGGCCGCGCCGATGAGCAGGGACTCCAACGCCATGACGATGATGAACACGTCGCGGAGTTTGCCGACGAATTCGCCGCTGGTCTGCGGACGCAGCAAAAAGACGATAGCTGTCACGAGCAGGGCGAGAATCAGGACGATTCCGACAATGCTCCACGTCACGACCGCGCGCTGTTTTCGCTCGGCTTCCTGTTGCGCGGCCAGTTGCTCGGGCGTCAGTTCGGGCTGGGGAGTGGGTTCGGGAATTGCCATGAGCCGATTATAGCATTATCCGTGTTTGTTCGTGCGATCCCGTCAAATCCGTGTACACAAAGAGAGTTAAGAAACGCTCTTTAAGGCAGGCTGGACGAATGGAGGAACGACAGGATGGCCTCCAGCGCGCCGCCGCCGATGGCGAGGGCTTTGTCGGAGACGAGGCGGCACAGGGCGGGATCGTCGCGCTCGTCCACGTCGCCGAGTTTCAGGCCGCGGGTTACTTCCATGCCGTCGGGGAGTAGTCCGCGCAGGACGCCTTTGAAGGGGCTGTCGATTTCAATTTTTCGATTTTCAATCTTTGAATGGATCTCGGCGACGAGTTGTCCCGCTTCGAGATGGTCGCCGATGGCCGCGTGCGAGACGAGGGTCCCGTCGGCGTCGGCGCGCAGGACGCGGCGCGGGTCGCCTTCGGGCTGTCCGCTGTCGGGCGCGGAGCCTCCCTGCCAGTAGACGCGTCCGAGGGTGTGGCCGCGGCGCGTCTCGATGACGGCGTGGCAGTCGCGCGGGGCGGTGAAGCCGGGTCCCAGTCCGATGTGAAGCGGGACGGGGGCGGGGAGCGGCTGGGGAGTCGTCTTGAGCAGGCGGGCGTCTATGATAATTTGGTAATTGGTAATTGGTAATTGGCTGATTTCGGGATCGACGAGGACGGGGATTTCGCGTCGGGCGAGAGTCGACTCGATTTGGTCGGGCGTGACGAGGCGGGCGGCCGCGTCTTCGACGACGATCTGTCCCGCGTAGACCGCCTCGGAGAACGAGACGAGGCGTCGCACCGCGAGCGGACGCGGCAGTTCGGCGATGACCACGTCGAATCCCGCGTGGTGGAGACGGAGCGCGACGCCGCTGGCGAGGTCCCCGCCGCCGCGGATGAGGATGCGTTGGTTCATTTTTCTCTGACAGGTTCCATGAGCAGATGCCCGAAGGCGTACAGCGTGACGTAGACGAAGAGGAAGAATCCCGCGAAGATGACCGTGAAGCCGATGGAGCGCAGGCTGGGGTCTTGCGCGCCGACGACGAATTGCCGGAAGATGCCTTTCGGGTCGGCGAAGATGTCCCACGAATTCCAGCGGATGAAACGCCCGATGTAGACGCCGAGTCCGCTCAACACGGAGACGACGAAGACCATGATCCAGCTGACCCAGCGTCCGAATTCGCGGTGGACGATATCCTGCATCAGGTAGAGGGAGACGACGCCGAGGAGCATCCCCGTCCACGAAAACCACATCAGCAGCATCACGTCGAACCAGTCGGGGACGCTGGCGCTTGGCTCAGCCAGGTGTTTGAAATCGGTGATAATGTAGGGCGCGTTGGGCAGGAAGATCAGCCACACGAAAGCGATGACGGGGACGACGATGTAAAGCCATTTCCGTCCCAGGGATAGCGTCCAGGCGGTGTAGGCCGCGATCAGCGGAATCCACGCCAGGAAGAGATTCCAGACGAGGAAGGTGAAACCGTAGTCGTTGTACCAGAATCCGCGGAAGCGATAGAGCGCGATGGAGAAGACGCTTGCGGCTCCGAGCAGGAAGAAGATGGCAAGGCGATAACGGTAGGATTTGACGGTGTTGTAGAGATTGCTCATGGAGGGGATTATAAGGGATGGGGGGAATAGAGAGTAGAGAGCAGAAGGCGGAAGGCGGGAGGCGGGAGGCGGAAGGCGGGAGGCGGAAGGCGGAAGGCGGAAGGCGGAGAGGGTTAGGCGTGGGTTGTGAGAAATTGGCGGAGGATGGGGTTGACGGCTTCGGGTTTTTCGTAATGCGGGATGTGTCCGCAATTTTCGATAACGTGGAATTCGGCGTGCGGGATGGCGGCGCGGATGAAGCCGCTGTCCGCGAAGGGGATGGTCGTGTCGTCCCGACCCCAGAAGAGGAGGGTCGGTTTGCGGAGCTGCCCCACGCGTTGGTAGGTCTCGTGGAAGGATTCCAGCATCCCGCTGCGGATGGTGGACAGGATGGCGCGCCTGAATCCTTTGATCCGCATTTGCGGTTTGTAGCGCTCGATGAAATGTTTTACCAGGATCGGGTCGTAAAAATCGGACGCGATCTGGCTCGCGAAGGAGTCGTTTCCGAGCAGGCCGAGTCCCAGCTCGCCCAGGCCGCGAACTTTAAGGAGTTTGAGCGCGGCGGGAAGTTGGACCGGCCGCGCGCCCGCCGGGTCCACCAGGATGTGCGTCTTGACGCGCTCGGGGAACTGATCTGCGAACGCGGCGCTGATCGGGCCTCCCAGCGAAAGTCCCGCGAGGTGGACCGGCTCGCGCAGGTCCAGCGCGTCCAGCAGGTCTTTGAGTTGACGCGTGAACAGGCGGATGTCGTAGCGCACGCGCGGACGGTCCGAAAGTCCGCGCCCGAACAGGTCGTAGCGCAGGACGCGGAAGCCGGAGCCGCGCAGGAAGTCGAAGGTCGGATCCCAGATGAAGGAGGGGACGGAGAAGCCGTGGATGAGGACGACAATTGCCCTAGCCCCTTTCCCCTCTCCCGATTTCGGGAGAGGGAAATGAAGTTCGTAATGGCAGACGCCGTCTGAAAGTTGGACGAACGACCCGCCCGCGTGAGCGCGGGCAGAGTCGGTCAACTCCTCGGTTTCGGAGAAGTAAGGGAAGGACATGATGTTCGAGGCGCGGATTTGGCGGAAAGGAATTCCAACGAAAATCCGCGCCATCCGTGTACCGGCTTAAATCTTTCCCAGTCCTCTCAACACGCGTTCGGGCGTGAGCGGGAAATCGTCGAACCAGACGCCGGTCGCGTCGTGGACGGCGGAGGAGATGGCCGCGGCGGTCGGCAGGAAGGGCAGTTCGCCCAGCCCGCGCGCGCCCCACGGTCCGTTCGGATCGGGGACTTCGACGATGACTGATTCCACTTTTTCGGGGATGTCGAGGATGGTCGGGATGAGATACGTGGATAGTTGGTTGGTCAGGATGTGCCCGTCCTTCAATTTCAAGTCTTCGAGCATGGCGTAGCCCTGCGCCTGCACCACAGCGCCTTCGATCTGGCCCTCCACCAGCGTCGGGTTGATGGCCTGCCCCACGTCGTCCGCGGAGATGACGCGCAGGACGCGCGTTTGTCCCGTCTCGGTGTCCACTTCCACTTCCACGGCTTGCGCGGAATACGCGTACGCGAAATTTGGCACGGAATGACCCGTTTCTTTGTCCATGGTGGTCGTCTTCGGCGCGAGATATTTGAACTCCGCGATGGCGGGACGTTCCTCGGCCTCCCATTTTTCCAGAGCCGCCTTGCCCGCGCCCTTGATGGCGTTGCCCGCCATGAACGTCATGCGCGAGGCGGAGACCGAGCCGGAGCTCTGCGTGAACGACGTATCCGACACGCGCAGCTGCACTTTGTCCACGCTCACGCCGACCGCTTCAGCGGCCATCTGCGCCATGACGGTGTGAGTCCCCTGTCCCACCTCGGCGCCCGCGTGGTACAAGACCACCTTTTCGATCTGACCGTTCCCGTGGATCTCGACCTTCGCCCAGCAATTTTCCTGATAGCCAAAACTGAAGCCGATGTTTTTGAATCCCGCCGCGAAGCCGCGCCCGCGCACAATGGACGACGGCCGGCCCGACTCGACCTTCGGACCGCGCGCCTCGGTCCGACTCCAACCGAACTTCGCCGCCGCTTCCTCGATGACCTTCGAGACGGTCACCGGACCCGGGGCCGGGGTGCCGACCCCGAGCGTGTCGCCGTCTTTCAGCGCGTTCTTCAGGCGGAACTCCACCGGGTCCATGCCGAGTTTTTCGGCGAGTTTGTCCATTTGCAGTTCGGCCATATACAAGGCCTGCGGCGCGCCGAACCCGCGGAAGGCCGCGCCCGGCACGTTGTTGGTGTAGACGCCGTACACGTCTGCTTTGAGATTGGGGATGAAGTAGGGTCCCGTGCAGGTGATGGCGGAATTTCCCAGCACCTTGTTGCTGGTGTACATATATGCGCCGCCGTCGCCGACCATTTCGATCTCCGCGGCTACCAGCTTCCCGTCTTTGGTCGCGCCCCATTTCGCTTTTGTGAAGGTCGGGTGCCGCTTGCCGTGACCGATGATGGACTCGCGCCGCGTCCAGATGATGCGGACGGGTTTGTTCAATTTCCACGCCGCCAGCGCCAGCGCGATCTGGACGGAGATGTCCTCGCGTCCGCCGAACGCGCCGCCGATGGCGGGGTAGATGACGCGCACCCGCTCTTCCGGCAGGCCGAGGCTGTGGGCGATCGCTTCCGCGTCCTCGTGCGCCCATTGACCGGCGGCGGCCACCGTCACGCGGCCCTCCTCGTCAATGTACGCCAGCCCCGCTTCGGGCTGGAGGTAGGCGTGTTCCTGGTAGGGAGTCTGGTACTCGCCCTCCACGATCACGTCCGCTTGGCTGAAGTCCACTTCGCCTTTGCGGATCTTGTAATGGACGCAGACGTTCGAGTCGCCGCGCTCGGGATGGAGTTGCGGCGCGCCGGGCTGCATCGCCTGGCGCGCGTCGAACACGGCCGGCAGGTCTTCGTATTCGACCTCGATCAGTTTGACCGCCTGCGCCGCGATCTCCTCCGTCTCCGCGACGACGGCCGCGATCTGGTCGCCCTCGAAGCGGACGATGTCTGCCCTCACCCTTTGCCCCTCTCCCGATTTCGCGGCAGGGACGGGGGCCGGCCCGCAGAAGACAGGCTGATCCTGCCACTGCAGCCCATACTCGTTGACCGGCACGTCCTTCGAGGTGAAGACCGCCGTCACGCCCGCGAGCGCCTCCGCCTTGCGGACGTCGAGCGCGGTCACGCGCGCGTGGGCGCGTTCCGCGAACAACATTTTCATGTGCAACATGCCCGGCATGGACAGGTCGCCGGAGTATTGCGCCGCCCCCGTCGCTTTGCCGCGCGCGTCCACGCGCGGGGAAGATTGACCGATGGATTTTGTAGTCATGGTTTACCGTTTGTATTTTCTGACTTTGACGTTGGCCGGCGGCGCGTCGAATTGCGAATAACGCGACGGCCCGGCCAGCCGATAGACGAACGCGTATGCCAGGGCGATGACGCCCATGAGCAGGATGACCAGCGTGAAGGCGATGAGCAGGATGGCGTAGAGATTTTCCAGGCTTTGGATCCAATTCAGGATCGGGACCAGGCCGGGAACGCGGAACAGAAGCGCGGGCATGAGCGGCCGTCCCAGCAGGCCGGGAGGCAGGGCGATGCCCAGGCCGGGCGCCATCTCGACCAGGATCGTACTGAGTCCCAGCGACATGGCCGGCACGATCAGCAGGATCAAACAGCCGATGCCCCGCCAGATGGGATGAGGCTCCTTGCGGCGGATCGGCTTCACCTTGCGTTCGGCGGTCTGATATTTCGGCATGGATCACCTCCTGCTGGCAGCCTCGACCGCCTCGATGATTTTATAGTAGCCCGTGCAGCGGCACAGGTTTCCCGTCAATGCCTGCTCGATCTCGTTATGCGTCGGCTGCGGACGTTCCTCCAGCAGTTTCGCGGCCGACATCAAAAAGCCCGGCGTGCAGTAGCCGCACTGCACCGCGCCGTGCTGGATGAAGGCTTCCTGCACCGGATGGAGCCGCTCTCCGTCGGCGAGCCCCTCCACGGTGACGATCTCCGCGCCATGCGCGCGCGGCGCCGGGACGAGACAGGCCATCACCGCCTTCCCGTCCAGGAACACGGTGCAGGCGCCGCATTCGCCCTCGGCGCAGCCTTCCTTCGTCCCGATCAACATGCCTTCGTCTCGCAGCAGGCGCAGCAGGTTTTTCTCATGTCCGCGCTCGAAGACCATTTTCTTTCCGTTGACGGTCGTTTCGATCGGCGTTGTGGGATATTCATAATTCATAATTCTGAATTCAGAATTTTTTCCCTGCAACAATACCGGGTTCTCAGGCATCCCCTCGCGCTCCGTTCCATCGCGGATCGAGCGCAGTCCGCGCAGCACGCTGACGCGCGTCAACTCGCGGCGGTACGCGGCCGAAGCGCGGATGTCATCTATGGGACGGCTGGCCTCCATCGCGAGACGCGCCGCCTCGGCGACGACCTCGTCCGTGAGCTTTTTGCCCGCCAGATAGGATTCCGCTTCGCGCGCGTGGATGATGGTGGGCGCGACCGCCCCGAGCGTGATCGCCGCCGACGAGACCGCGCCCGCCTGAACGTCGAGGACGACCGCCGCGTTGACGAGGGAGATCGCCTGGGCGCGGCGCAGCGCCATCTTGATGAACGTCCCGCGCTGGGTTTCGCGCAGCGCGGGGAAGGAGATGTCCACGAGCAGTTCGTCGGGCTGCATCACGGTCTTGCGGACGCCTGTGTAGAATTCCGCCAGCGGGACCGTCCGCTCGCCGCGCGTCGAGACGAGGGTCACGGACGCGCCGAGCGCCATGAGCGGGGTGATGGTGTCGTTGGCGGGCGAGGCGGTGATGAGGTTGCCCGCCACGGTGGCGCGGTTGCGAATCTGCGGCGCGCCGACTTCCCACGAGGCGCGCGCCAGCGGGTAGGCGCGCACGCGGAGGAGCGCGGACGCGGCCGCGTCGTTGTGCGTCACGAGCGGGCCGAGGTGGATGCGGTTGTCTTCGTCGAGGCTGATGCGGTCGAAACCGGGGATGCGGCTGACGTCAATGAGCGTGTCCACGCCTTTGCGAACGCCGCGTTCGAGTTCGAGCATCAGGTCGGTGGCGCCTGCCACGATTCGGGCGCGTGTCCCTTTTTCTGTGAGCAGGCGAATGGCTTGGTCGGTGGATGATACGGTGTAATATTCGCGCCACATTGTTTTGTTCCCTTTCTCACTTATTCTAACACGACAACGAGAGAGGGCGCGCAGGGCGGCTTAAAAAATTATCCCCGGAACGCGGCTTGGCGTCCCGGGGCGTTTTGAAATTTTTTGGCCCGGCGGAGGTCAACTCGTGAAGACTTCGCCGCGCTGCTCGAAGGTGGTCACGGCCTGGCGCGCCAGCGTGGTCAGGTTGCGGATGGCGGCGGGCAGGGCTTCCTCGTCCGCGAGGCTGGCTTCCACGTTGTCGAGGGCGCGGCCCGTCTGGTCCGCGAGGTCGAAGAAGGCGTTGTCGAAGGCGTAGAGTTTCGCCAGTTCGGCCTCGTTGATCTTGACGGCGTCGAAGAGTCCCGACGCGCCGTAGGAGGCCTTGCTGATCTTGTCAATGAAGGTGCGGATCTTGATGACGGCCTTCTCCATGTCGTCCACGTAGGAGAGCATGCCGCTGCTGACGAGTTCGGCTTGCAGGGCGGAGGCGCGGCTGTAAAGTTCCTCGAAACGCCGGGCGACGGTCTCGCGCAGGAGTTTGTCGGCCGCGCGGCGGTTCTGGCGTTCGATGTACCCGCCGAAGCCGGGGATTTTGGACGCCAGGTTTTTGAACGCGTCCTGACTGTTGGTCACTTTCTCGAATAGATCGCTCATGTGTGAGTCTCCTTGATTGCATGTACGGAAAAAAGACGCTTTGCGTTGCGCGGTTTTCATTCATTATAGCCTGACTTCGGAGTTATAATCAAGAAACAAAATATTACAGCCCGACGGGCATCCTCGGGCAAGGAGAATTGTGATGACCACTGACATTGCTGCCCTTTTGGGCGACAAGGCCGAATCGCTGCTGGGATTCAATTCGCCGAAGATCTCCAAAGACCGCCTCCAGCTGGCGGGACCTGACTTTGTGGACCGCGTCTTCGCGCAGTCGGACCGCAACAACCGCGTCCTCGGCAACCTGACATGGATGTACGGCCACGGCCGCCTCGGCGGGACGGGCTACATGTCCATCCTGCCGGTGGACCAGGGCATCGAGCATTCGGGCGGCGCGTCGTTCGCGAAGAACCCCGATTACTTCGATCCCGAAAAGATCATCGAACTCGCCATCGAGGGCGGCTGCAACGCGGTCGCTTCGACCTTCGGCGTGCTGGGGATGATGTCGCGCAAGTACGCGCACAAGATCCCCTTCCTCGTCAAGATCAACCACAACGAACTGCTGACCTATCCGAACAGTTTCGAGCAGATCCTGTTCGGGACGGTGGAGCAGGCCTACGACATGGGCGCGGCCGCCGTCGGCGCGACCGTCTACTTCGGCTCGGACGACTCGCACCGCGAACTCATCGAGATCGCGCAAGCCTTCGCCCTCGCCCACGAACTCGGCATGGCGACTGTCCTGTGGTGCTACCTCCGCAACCCGGCCTTCAAAAAAGACAAGGACTACCACGTCTCCGCGGACTTGACGGGACAGGCGAACCACATCGGCGTCACCATCGAAGCGGACATCGTCAAGCAGAAACTTGCCGAGAACAACGGCGGCTTCATCGCCTTGAACACGGGCGGCAGTTCCTACGGCAAACTGGATAAACGCATCTACAGCGATCTGACCAGCGACCATCCCATTGACCTGTGCCGCTATCAGGCGATCAACTGCTACGCGGGCCGTGTCGGGATGATCAACAGCGGCGGCGCTTCGGGCGAGAACGATTTCGCCGATGCCGCCATAACGGCGGTCGTCAACAAGC harbors:
- a CDS encoding selenium-dependent molybdenum hydroxylase, with translation MVIAELPRPLAVRRLVSFSEAVYAGQIVVEDAAARLVTPDQIESTLARREIPVLVDPEISQLPITNYQIIIDARLLKTTPQPLPAPVPLHIGLGPGFTAPRDCHAVIETRRGHTLGRVYWQGGSAPDSGQPEGDPRRVLRADADGTLVSHAAIGDHLEAGQLVAEIHSKIENRKIEIDSPFKGVLRGLLPDGMEVTRGLKLGDVDERDDPALCRLVSDKALAIGGGALEAILSFLHSSSLP
- a CDS encoding fructose-bisphosphate aldolase; translated protein: MTTDIAALLGDKAESLLGFNSPKISKDRLQLAGPDFVDRVFAQSDRNNRVLGNLTWMYGHGRLGGTGYMSILPVDQGIEHSGGASFAKNPDYFDPEKIIELAIEGGCNAVASTFGVLGMMSRKYAHKIPFLVKINHNELLTYPNSFEQILFGTVEQAYDMGAAAVGATVYFGSDDSHRELIEIAQAFALAHELGMATVLWCYLRNPAFKKDKDYHVSADLTGQANHIGVTIEADIVKQKLAENNGGFIALNTGGSSYGKLDKRIYSDLTSDHPIDLCRYQAINCYAGRVGMINSGGASGENDFADAAITAVVNKRAGGHGLISGRKAFQRPMAEGVKLLNTIQDVYLDKSITVA
- a CDS encoding aldehyde oxidase, translated to MTTKSIGQSSPRVDARGKATGAAQYSGDLSMPGMLHMKMLFAERAHARVTALDVRKAEALAGVTAVFTSKDVPVNEYGLQWQDQPVFCGPAPVPAAKSGEGQRVRADIVRFEGDQIAAVVAETEEIAAQAVKLIEVEYEDLPAVFDARQAMQPGAPQLHPERGDSNVCVHYKIRKGEVDFSQADVIVEGEYQTPYQEHAYLQPEAGLAYIDEEGRVTVAAAGQWAHEDAEAIAHSLGLPEERVRVIYPAIGGAFGGREDISVQIALALAAWKLNKPVRIIWTRRESIIGHGKRHPTFTKAKWGATKDGKLVAAEIEMVGDGGAYMYTSNKVLGNSAITCTGPYFIPNLKADVYGVYTNNVPGAAFRGFGAPQALYMAELQMDKLAEKLGMDPVEFRLKNALKDGDTLGVGTPAPGPVTVSKVIEEAAAKFGWSRTEARGPKVESGRPSSIVRGRGFAAGFKNIGFSFGYQENCWAKVEIHGNGQIEKVVLYHAGAEVGQGTHTVMAQMAAEAVGVSVDKVQLRVSDTSFTQSSGSVSASRMTFMAGNAIKGAGKAALEKWEAEERPAIAEFKYLAPKTTTMDKETGHSVPNFAYAYSAQAVEVEVDTETGQTRVLRVISADDVGQAINPTLVEGQIEGAVVQAQGYAMLEDLKLKDGHILTNQLSTYLIPTILDIPEKVESVIVEVPDPNGPWGARGLGELPFLPTAAAISSAVHDATGVWFDDFPLTPERVLRGLGKI
- a CDS encoding hemolysin III family, whose translation is MLKKIREPVNSLTHWAGAVLALAGLIALLIVGWSKPAKIVSLAVYGLSLIAMFSASATYHMVRAKEKVLLVLRKLDHSAIYLLIAGTYTPFCVNAFDGFWKWGMLGVIWTLAAIGIVVKIFYIKAPRWLNAGIYVVMGWLCVGAGGQMLAALPAWVFGWLLTGGVIYTLGAVVYITKIFNFWPGVFGFHEVWHIFVLLAAAAHFVAVMGVAV
- a CDS encoding alpha/beta hydrolase, encoding MARIFVGIPFRQIRASNIMSFPYFSETEELTDSARAHAGGSFVQLSDGVCHYELHFPLPKSGEGKGARAIVVLIHGFSVPSFIWDPTFDFLRGSGFRVLRYDLFGRGLSDRPRVRYDIRLFTRQLKDLLDALDLREPVHLAGLSLGGPISAAFADQFPERVKTHILVDPAGARPVQLPAALKLLKVRGLGELGLGLLGNDSFASQIASDFYDPILVKHFIERYKPQMRIKGFRRAILSTIRSGMLESFHETYQRVGQLRKPTLLFWGRDDTTIPFADSGFIRAAIPHAEFHVIENCGHIPHYEKPEAVNPILRQFLTTHA
- a CDS encoding class I SAM-dependent methyltransferase, producing the protein MRLTARLLDFFFHHLYHSLAFAYDWVAWTVSLGRWIEWTETVLPYARGTRLLELGHGPGHLQRALLDRGLAAVGLDESAQMSRLARRRLHRSGYAQVNLTRGLGQSLPFAAETFDSIVAAFPAPYIAEARTLSEARRVLRSGGRFIVLFAAWPKNGILRWVYRVTGEAPSEAESLVKKKTADLFQRARFDVRIDINELESGRLLIAVAQKPAEG